A DNA window from Portunus trituberculatus isolate SZX2019 chromosome 47, ASM1759143v1, whole genome shotgun sequence contains the following coding sequences:
- the LOC123520804 gene encoding myosin regulatory light chain 2-like — MTDEKKVKKKKKKEEEPAPAAAPPKDPTPPPEPEPPAPAPTPASSKPSSRKTSSRRAKKTGSNVFDMFTQFQVAEFKEGFQMMDKDKDGILGKSDLRQVFDQVGRISTDKDLDDMLNESPGPINFTMLLQMFAERNSGTSDEDTVVAAAFNAFSNDGWIDGDMFRHALMTWGDKYSAQEVDDAFDNFEMDDRGFIDTAAVIEMLTGKSDMEGEAQA, encoded by the exons ACTGACGAGAAGaaagtcaagaagaagaagaagaaggaggaggaaccggCGCCTGCTGCTGCACCTCCGAAGgaccctactcctcctcctgagccTGAACCACCTGCACCTGCACCCACGCCCGCTTCTTCTAAACCGTCCTCGAGAAAGACCTCCTCCCGGCGCGCCAAGAAGACTGGATCCAATGTGTTCGATATGTTCACGCAGTTCCAGGTGGCGGAGTTCAAGGAGGGCTTTCAGATGATGGACAAGGACAAAGACGGTATCCTGGGCAAGTCTGATCTGCGGCAG GTATTCGACCAAGTGGGACGGATTTCAACAGACAAAGACTTGGACGACATGCTTAACGAGTCTCCTGGGCCGATCAACTTCACCATGTTGCTGCAGATGTTTGCCGAACGTAACAGTGGCACGTCAGATGAGGACACCGTAGTGGCAGCAGCCTTCAACGCCTTCAGCAACGACGGCTGGATTGACGGAGACAT GTTCCGCCACGCACTGATGACGTGGGGCGACAAGTATTCGGCGCAGGAGGTGGACGATGCCTTCGACAATTTCGAAATGGATGACCGAGGCTTCATCGACACAGCGGCGGTGATTGAGATGCTGACGGGCAAGAGTGATATGGAGGGGGAGGCGCAG GCTTGA